The following are from one region of the Sphingomonas sp. J315 genome:
- a CDS encoding flagellar basal body protein, whose protein sequence is MTDLIGGIARNMKHLSERQRVISENIANSETPGFKARDVRTPDFSDLVNAGASSAGIARPRVQITGSMAALGARAPISAGSMMLDANTSETKPDGNNVTLEDQLLKMGQIQADFAAMTSLYRKSQGLMQSALGRKGGG, encoded by the coding sequence ATGACCGACCTGATCGGCGGGATCGCCCGCAACATGAAGCACCTCTCGGAACGCCAGCGGGTGATTTCCGAGAATATCGCGAACAGCGAAACGCCGGGTTTCAAGGCGCGTGACGTGCGCACGCCTGACTTTAGCGACCTGGTCAATGCCGGTGCCAGCAGCGCCGGGATCGCGCGACCGCGGGTTCAGATCACCGGCAGCATGGCCGCACTCGGCGCGCGCGCGCCGATTTCGGCGGGGAGCATGATGCTCGATGCGAACACCAGCGAGACCAAGCCCGACGGCAACAATGTGACGCTGGAAGATCAGTTGCTCAAGATGGGCCAGATCCAGGCCGACTTCGCCGCGATGACCAGCCTCTACCGCAAGAGCCAGGGACTGATGCAGTCGGCGCTTGGCCGCAAGGGCGGCGGCTGA